Proteins encoded together in one Chloroflexota bacterium window:
- a CDS encoding iron-containing redox enzyme family protein, with protein sequence MAIAASAFAKELYGVVAARHSKDHPLIGMIERGELTHEQLLGFAVQFYQLFPKVFPKPIAALYGRCPDDFDIEKHLLENVIEEGTGQVSGSASHRDLFIDFARVLGLTAEALDAAEPLPETAALLNWRDVLFYQRPWIEAMASQGYALEGTAAERMRRIVRGLRTHYEIPQEGMGYWTVHIEVEDEHGSVGEMAVERFAKTDEQQSAVRDAVQRTLDAFWLFFDGVKRCYVDEDPTYSRWRDWLRANTSTRS encoded by the coding sequence ATGGCCATTGCCGCGAGCGCGTTTGCCAAAGAGCTGTATGGGGTGGTGGCGGCGCGCCACTCGAAGGACCATCCGCTCATCGGCATGATCGAGCGCGGGGAGCTGACGCACGAGCAGCTCCTCGGCTTCGCGGTGCAGTTCTATCAGCTCTTTCCGAAGGTATTTCCCAAGCCCATCGCCGCGCTGTACGGCCGGTGCCCTGACGACTTCGACATCGAAAAGCACCTTCTCGAGAACGTGATCGAAGAGGGCACTGGCCAGGTCAGCGGGAGCGCAAGCCACCGGGACCTGTTCATCGACTTCGCGCGCGTGCTGGGCCTCACCGCCGAGGCGCTGGACGCCGCGGAGCCGCTTCCGGAAACCGCGGCGCTTCTGAATTGGCGCGACGTGCTCTTCTACCAGCGGCCGTGGATCGAGGCGATGGCCTCCCAGGGCTACGCCCTCGAGGGGACGGCGGCCGAGCGGATGCGGCGCATCGTGCGCGGCCTGCGAACCCACTACGAGATCCCGCAGGAGGGCATGGGCTACTGGACCGTGCACATCGAGGTCGAAGACGAGCACGGGTCGGTGGGCGAGATGGCCGTCGAGCGGTTCGCGAAGACGGACGAGCAGCAATCCGCGGTGCGCGACGCGGTGCAGCGCACCCTCGACGCGTTCTGGCTCTTCTTCGACGGTGTCAAGCGCTGCTACGTGGACGAGGACCCGACCTACAGCCGTTGGCGCGATTGGCTCCGCGCCAACACCAGCACGCGGAGCTAG
- a CDS encoding UbiD family decarboxylase, giving the protein MAATEKERADARHAYPDLRDHLAALERGGFLLRVRRPINKDTELHPLVRWQFRGSIPERERKAFLFERVVDSTGREYGMPVVVGALAASRWVYALGLGCEVGGTNEKWRDARAKAVPPIIVDHGPVHEVVRMGDELDAPWMGLDGLPVPISTPGWDNGPYITAGHYVTRDPETGIYNIGNYRGQLKGRRRLGMNASHELRQGITVHWEKAHRRGEPLPCAVVLGGPPAVSYAAVQKLPYDVDEYAVAGGLASEPIQVVRCKTVDLVVPSDAEIVIEGLIDPRWLEPEGPFGESHGHVNLQEFNNVMDVTAITHRRDAILPSIISQVTPSESSLIKKAALEPLFTEHLRNSLGVRSVMRVALHEPLTNVRKLVVVQMRHPTEVEVWQALMGATAFQSPAGKVVVAVDEDIDPESADAVMWAICYRSKPHRDLQIFRGKDGGHSPRVGVESRDEAEDSAMLINATLRASYPPVSLPKREYMERAAQIWDELDLPPLRPEAPWYGYSLGQWTDEFEEEARLAVEGRWLELGEKHRSRRRDDVEPNTNTWEG; this is encoded by the coding sequence GTGGCAGCCACCGAGAAGGAGCGCGCGGATGCGCGCCACGCGTATCCCGACCTCCGCGATCACCTGGCCGCGCTCGAGCGCGGCGGGTTCCTGCTGCGCGTCCGGCGACCGATCAACAAAGACACCGAGTTGCACCCGCTGGTCCGCTGGCAGTTTCGGGGCAGCATTCCGGAGCGAGAGCGGAAGGCCTTCCTCTTCGAGCGGGTCGTCGACTCGACTGGCCGGGAGTACGGGATGCCGGTCGTCGTGGGAGCGCTGGCGGCGAGCCGGTGGGTCTACGCGCTCGGGCTCGGCTGCGAAGTCGGCGGCACCAACGAGAAGTGGCGCGACGCGCGCGCGAAGGCCGTGCCCCCGATCATCGTCGACCATGGGCCCGTGCACGAGGTCGTCCGGATGGGCGATGAGCTGGACGCCCCGTGGATGGGGCTCGATGGCCTGCCGGTCCCCATTTCCACGCCGGGCTGGGACAACGGGCCGTACATCACGGCCGGCCACTACGTGACCCGCGATCCGGAGACCGGCATCTACAACATCGGCAACTACCGCGGTCAGCTCAAGGGTCGGCGTCGGCTCGGGATGAACGCGTCGCACGAGCTGCGCCAGGGGATCACGGTCCACTGGGAGAAGGCGCACCGGCGCGGGGAGCCGCTCCCGTGCGCGGTGGTGCTCGGGGGGCCGCCGGCCGTGTCGTACGCCGCGGTTCAGAAGCTTCCCTACGACGTCGATGAGTACGCCGTGGCGGGCGGACTGGCCAGCGAGCCGATCCAGGTCGTTCGCTGCAAGACCGTGGACCTGGTGGTGCCGTCGGACGCAGAGATCGTCATCGAGGGGCTCATCGACCCGCGCTGGCTCGAGCCGGAGGGCCCCTTCGGCGAATCGCACGGACACGTGAACCTGCAGGAGTTCAACAACGTGATGGACGTGACGGCGATCACCCATCGCAGGGACGCGATTCTGCCGTCCATCATCAGCCAGGTGACGCCGAGCGAGTCGAGCCTCATCAAGAAGGCCGCGCTGGAGCCGCTCTTCACCGAGCACCTGCGCAATAGCCTCGGCGTGCGAAGCGTCATGCGGGTCGCTCTCCACGAGCCCCTTACGAACGTTCGGAAGCTCGTTGTGGTCCAGATGCGCCACCCCACGGAGGTGGAGGTGTGGCAGGCGCTCATGGGCGCCACGGCCTTTCAGTCGCCCGCGGGAAAGGTTGTCGTCGCGGTGGATGAGGACATCGATCCGGAGAGCGCCGACGCCGTGATGTGGGCGATCTGCTATCGCAGCAAGCCCCACCGCGACCTGCAGATCTTTCGGGGCAAGGACGGCGGACACAGCCCGAGGGTCGGCGTAGAGTCGCGTGACGAGGCCGAAGATTCGGCGATGCTGATCAACGCCACGCTCCGGGCCTCGTACCCACCCGTGTCGCTGCCGAAGCGGGAGTACATGGAGCGGGCGGCGCAGATCTGGGACGAGCTGGACCTCCCTCCCCTCAGGCCCGAGGCGCCTTGGTATGGCTATTCGCTGGGCCAGTGGACCGACGAGTTCGAGGAAGAGGCGCGGCTCGCGGTTGAGGGGCGCTGGCTGGAGCTGGGAGAGAAACACCGTTCGCGTCGCCGCGACGACGTCGAGCCAAATACCAACACCTGGGAAGGGTGA